Proteins from a genomic interval of Sander vitreus isolate 19-12246 chromosome 6, sanVit1, whole genome shotgun sequence:
- the mrpl51 gene encoding large ribosomal subunit protein mL51, producing MAVLGGLLKAGASFCQSAATLLHTARTISTGTCCQIRMHAIPQLKKVDRWTEKRSMYGVYDNIGILGDFKAHPKDLIVAPCWLKAFKGNELQRLIRKKKMVGDRMMTLDKHNLEKRIRFLYRRFNRTGKHR from the exons ATGGCTGTGTTGGGAGGGTTACTGAAAGCTGGAGCGTCCTTCTGTCAGTCTGCTGCGACTCTGCTACACACAGCCAGGACCATTTCTACTG GCACATGCTGTCAGATCAGGATGCATGCCATCCCTCAGCTGAAGAAAGTGGACAGGTGGACTGAGAAGAGGAGCATGTATGGAGTTTATGATAACATAGGCATCTTAG GGGACTTTAAAGCTCATCCCAAAGACCTGATCGTGGCTCCCTGCTGGCTGAAGGCTTTCAAAGGGAACGAACTGCAGCGTCTTATTAGAAAGAAGAAGATGGTGGGAGACAGAATGATGACTCTGGACAAACACAACTTGGAGAAGAGGATCCGCTTCCTCTACAGACGCTTCAACCGTACTGGCAAACACCGCTAA
- the lag3 gene encoding lymphocyte activation gene 3 protein — protein MLLEYFIFGLITFLMPGAQSEETEVFAEAGSQAVLPCKCNPLSPFIPSIVWSKANKGTVWRKQKSGLQYWGSNWSSKGTQRIQCPHGQFERGNFNLQINNVMGEDGGVYSCRVEHRDQVTVNVVILRIIKVSVSSSVSTWGNDVSISCNVTPWPYGASVHWRLNNSTFVPQTENASNKDTAKSVVREKATARLTGNWTCVMDYKGKEGRASAALTVKGIIHPSKDNTQVYAALASAVTLPCVFSPGLIPSNLVWEKLKHEYLFKPAPSRLPASFSQSPPFSQRPFDKSATLKEVGFGDEGRYRCSGTIEGQRLTRNMQLVVAKIDSLSKKTGSVTLTCQLTDTSKVTDYEWVHVIYDLNGIQSVRSIQKGKTLSISKVSEENQGEWTCRFYGKEGILGNVTYHIQLMSGLSGQKSSGGSRNTAALVGLGFLLLVLLLILAQMYKNHQRRKRIFQYPALETIVHTVSNEREARNQLKK, from the exons atgctGTTGGAGTATTTCATCTTTGGGCTGATTACCTTTCTTATGCcag GGGCTCAAAGTGAGGAAACGGAGGTGTTTGCTGAAGCAGGCTCTCAGGCTGTACTACCCTGTAAATGTAACCCTTTGTCCCCCTTTATCCCCTCCATCGTGTGGAGTAAAGCCAACAAAGG CACTGTTTGGAGAAAGCAAAAGAGCGGTCTGCAGTACTGGGGCTCTAACTGGTCATCAAAAGGCACCCAACGCATACAATGCCCCCACGGCCAGTTTGAGAGAGGCAATTTCAACCTGCAAATCAACAACGTGAtgggggaggatggaggagttTACTCCTGCAGGGTGGAACACAGAGACCAGGTCACTGTaaacgtggtcatactcagaatCATTAAAG TGTCCGTCTCTTCATCGGTTTCCACATGGGGAAATGATGTTTCGATTAGCTGCAACGTGACCCCTTGGCCTTACGGAGCCTCTGTGCATTGGAGGTTGAACAACAGTACATTTGTGCCTCAGACTGAAAATGCCTCAAACAAAGATACCGCTAAAAGTGTTGTGAGGGAAAAGGCAACAGCAAGACTGACAGGAAACTGGACCTGTGTCATGGACTACAAGGGCAAAGAGGGGCGAGCTTCGGCAGCTCTGACTGTGAAGG GAATTATCCACCCATCTAAAGACAATACTCAAGTGTATGCTGCCTTGGCATCTGCAGTCACACTCCCCTGTGTGTTCTCCCCTGGTTTGATCCCCTCTAATCTAGTCTGGGAGAAACTGAAACACGAGTATCTTTTTAAACCTGCTCCGAGTCGCCTTCCTGCCTCTTTCTCTCAATCCCCGCCATTCTCTCAGCGACCCTTCGATAAATCTGCCACTTTGAAAGAAGTTGGGTTTGGGGATGAGGGCAGGTACAGATGCTCTGGCACCATTGAAGGACAACGGTTGACTCGAAATATGCAGCTTGTCGTTGCCAAAA tTGATAGCCTGTCAAAGAAAACAGGCTCTGTGACGCTGACCTGCCAACTGACCGACACGAGCAAAGTCACCGACTATGAGTGGGTTCATGTGATCTATGACCTCAATGGCATCCAGTCAGTTAGGTCCATCCAGAAGGGGAAGACCCTGAGCATAAGCAAGGTATCCGAGGAGAACCAGGGTGAATGGACATGTCGTTTCTATGGGAAAGAgggcattttgggaaatgtaacATACCACATTCAACTAATGA GTGGTCTGAGCGGACAAAAGTCTTCTGGTGGCTCACGTAACACCGCTGCATTGGTCGGCCTTGGCTTTCTCCTCCTTGTTCTGCTGCTGATTTTGGCTCAGATGTACAAGAACCACCAAAGG agGAAAAGGATCTTTCAGTACCCTGCGCTGGAGACCATTGTTCATACCGTCTCCAATGAGCGGGAGGCGAGGAACCAATTGAAAAAGTAA